The following proteins are co-located in the Brevibacillus laterosporus DSM 25 genome:
- a CDS encoding MFS transporter, giving the protein MLLDRKKSTLALLALAISAFAIGTTEFISVGLLPLIADDLNISVSTSALTVTLYALGVTFGAPILTSLTSSIPRKSLLFWIMLVFIIGNTLAATANGIVILLIARIISAFSHGVFMSIGSTIAADLVPENRRASAIAVMFSGLTVATVTGVPLGTFIGQQLGWRAAFIGIVVIGILAFIANMILIPSDLRKGTKTPLREQLKLVTNGRLLLAFIITAIGYGGTFVVFTYLSPLLHDITGFKETTVAIILLGYGIAIAIGNVIGGKAANRNPISALFYMFTIQFIVLFILTFTAPFKAAGLVTIFFMGLLAFMNVPGLQVYVVMLAERYAPKAVDVASAMNIAAFNAGIAIGAYLGGIVTDKLGLIHTAWVGALMVLGAVILTGLARALERKDKTTNKNEPARL; this is encoded by the coding sequence ATGTTATTAGATCGAAAGAAAAGCACGTTGGCGCTCCTTGCGTTAGCGATAAGTGCATTTGCAATTGGAACAACAGAATTCATCAGTGTGGGACTACTTCCGCTTATCGCTGATGACTTAAATATATCCGTTTCAACATCAGCATTAACCGTTACTTTATATGCGCTAGGGGTAACTTTTGGGGCTCCGATTTTAACGTCCCTAACCTCTAGCATCCCACGCAAATCATTATTATTTTGGATTATGCTGGTTTTTATTATAGGAAATACTCTTGCCGCCACTGCAAATGGGATTGTCATATTGCTGATAGCGCGAATCATCTCCGCATTTTCACATGGTGTATTTATGTCAATTGGTTCCACGATCGCCGCTGATCTGGTACCAGAAAACCGCAGGGCTAGTGCTATCGCCGTTATGTTTTCCGGACTTACAGTGGCGACTGTTACTGGGGTTCCCTTGGGTACATTTATTGGACAGCAATTAGGATGGCGTGCTGCTTTTATTGGAATCGTCGTAATTGGCATCCTAGCTTTCATAGCCAATATGATTTTAATTCCTTCCGATCTGCGTAAAGGAACCAAAACACCACTGCGAGAACAGCTTAAACTGGTTACTAATGGGAGATTGCTCCTTGCGTTCATCATTACTGCTATTGGCTATGGGGGCACATTTGTTGTCTTTACTTATTTATCCCCTTTACTTCACGATATTACTGGATTTAAGGAAACGACCGTTGCCATCATTCTTCTTGGATATGGAATTGCTATTGCGATTGGAAACGTCATTGGTGGAAAAGCAGCCAACCGCAACCCTATTTCCGCCTTATTCTATATGTTTACTATACAATTCATTGTACTCTTCATCTTAACGTTCACCGCTCCGTTTAAAGCTGCCGGTCTAGTAACCATCTTCTTCATGGGCTTATTAGCTTTTATGAACGTGCCCGGATTACAGGTCTACGTGGTCATGTTGGCTGAACGTTATGCACCGAAAGCGGTAGATGTAGCTTCCGCTATGAATATCGCAGCTTTCAACGCAGGTATCGCAATCGGAGCATACTTGGGTGGAATCGTTACTGATAAACTCGGACTGATTCATACAGCCTGGGTAGGAGCCTTGATGGTTTTGGGAGCGGTTATCTTAACAGGTTTGGCTCGTGCTCTAGAAAGAAAAGATAAGACTACCAACAAAAATGAGCCAGCTCGTTTGTAA
- a CDS encoding RNA polymerase sigma factor — protein MEENHHFPIARGGGSVGFEALVQPHLTTAFRVAFLIVHDYHLAQDAVQEALWEAYQSLYRYDERKGTSFRAWFMKIVTHRALNLVRRKKKTEEYADSIDPDQNPLESILQKEKEQQIWRAIQTMTPKHRSAVVLYYYEEFSIAEIAKILGVFEGTVKSRLHKARKLIAEKIQAEKETQVINEMGVIMHD, from the coding sequence GTGGAGGAAAATCATCATTTTCCAATAGCTAGAGGAGGAGGGTCAGTTGGTTTTGAAGCACTTGTTCAGCCTCACTTAACTACGGCATTTCGAGTCGCTTTTTTGATCGTCCATGATTACCATTTAGCTCAGGATGCCGTTCAAGAAGCACTGTGGGAGGCGTATCAATCACTTTATCGATATGATGAACGAAAAGGGACATCGTTTCGAGCTTGGTTTATGAAAATTGTGACACATCGGGCACTTAATCTGGTGCGTAGAAAGAAAAAAACGGAGGAATACGCAGACTCCATTGATCCTGACCAAAACCCATTGGAGAGCATTCTTCAAAAGGAGAAAGAGCAACAGATTTGGCGAGCGATCCAGACGATGACGCCGAAGCATCGCTCTGCAGTTGTTCTTTATTATTACGAAGAGTTTAGTATAGCTGAAATTGCAAAAATCCTTGGTGTGTTTGAGGGAACGGTAAAGTCAAGGCTGCATAAGGCCAGAAAGCTAATCGCAGAAAAAATACAAGCTGAAAAAGAAACACAGGTAATTAACGAGATGGGAGTGATCATGCATGACTAA
- the hmpA gene encoding NO-inducible flavohemoprotein yields the protein MLSEKTIKIIKSTVPVLEKHGIDITKRFYQLLFTKHPELLNIFNHANQKQGRQQTALANAVYAAAQYIDKLETIIPVVKQIGHKHRSLGIKAEHYPIVGENLLAAIKDVLGDLATDEILQAWAEAYGVIADAFIGVEAEFYKQAEQQQGGWEGFRAFKVDRKVKESDVITSFYLVPQDGEAIALFEPGQYVSVKVDIPGEENTHIRQYSLSDAPGKPYYRISVKREDGKQDQPAGKVSVYLHEQVEQGDVLLLSAPAGDFVLDQKDDRPVVLISGGVGLTPLVSMLNTLVETNPNRQVTFIHAAQNGQVHAMREHVEELARQHSQLSVHWCYDNPTDLDRATKAFHKEGYVDLSTLEQMVPSKDASFYFCGPTPFMKALNQTLKEYQIAEEDIHFEFFGPADSL from the coding sequence ATGCTAAGTGAAAAAACGATTAAAATCATTAAATCTACGGTACCCGTATTAGAAAAACACGGAATCGATATTACAAAACGATTTTATCAATTATTGTTTACAAAACATCCAGAGCTGTTAAACATTTTCAATCATGCCAATCAGAAGCAAGGGAGACAACAGACTGCATTAGCCAATGCAGTGTATGCTGCGGCCCAATATATAGACAAATTAGAAACGATTATTCCTGTTGTAAAGCAGATTGGTCATAAGCATCGTAGTCTTGGAATTAAAGCAGAGCACTACCCAATTGTTGGAGAAAATCTGCTTGCTGCGATTAAGGATGTACTCGGCGATCTGGCTACAGACGAGATTTTGCAAGCATGGGCAGAGGCTTATGGTGTAATTGCAGATGCTTTTATCGGTGTAGAAGCTGAATTCTATAAGCAAGCAGAGCAACAACAAGGTGGCTGGGAAGGATTTAGAGCATTTAAAGTGGACAGAAAGGTAAAAGAGAGCGACGTCATTACTTCCTTTTATCTTGTTCCTCAGGATGGAGAAGCGATCGCTTTATTTGAACCAGGCCAGTACGTTAGTGTGAAAGTGGACATTCCTGGTGAAGAGAACACCCATATTCGTCAATATAGCTTATCTGATGCTCCAGGAAAGCCTTATTATCGAATCTCTGTTAAAAGAGAGGATGGCAAGCAGGATCAGCCTGCCGGTAAGGTATCTGTCTATCTACATGAACAGGTCGAGCAAGGGGATGTGTTATTGCTTTCGGCACCGGCAGGGGATTTTGTTTTGGATCAAAAAGACGATCGTCCTGTCGTCCTCATAAGTGGAGGGGTTGGATTAACGCCTTTAGTTAGTATGCTTAACACACTTGTAGAGACGAATCCTAACCGCCAAGTAACCTTCATTCATGCGGCTCAAAACGGGCAGGTTCACGCAATGAGAGAACATGTGGAGGAACTTGCTCGCCAGCACTCGCAATTATCTGTTCATTGGTGTTATGACAATCCGACTGACCTTGACAGAGCAACAAAGGCTTTTCATAAAGAAGGCTATGTAGATCTATCTACATTAGAGCAAATGGTTCCATCTAAAGATGCCAGCTTCTATTTCTGTGGTCCGACCCCCTTCATGAAGGCTTTGAACCAGACACTGAAGGAATACCAAATTGCTGAAGAAGACATTCATTTTGAGTTTTTTGGCCCTGCTGATAGCTTGTAG
- a CDS encoding winged helix-turn-helix transcriptional regulator, with protein MKKYNFPVEATLDVIGGKWKVVILCILTGEKKRTSELKRAIPDITQKMLTQQLRELERDGIIIRTVYNQVPPKVEYSLSGYGKTLTKVLDFMCDWGGSHIEKRQQEGESIIITRKN; from the coding sequence ATGAAGAAATATAATTTTCCTGTTGAAGCGACGCTTGATGTTATCGGAGGAAAGTGGAAGGTTGTTATCTTGTGCATCCTTACTGGAGAGAAAAAGAGAACCAGCGAGCTTAAACGCGCAATACCTGATATTACACAGAAAATGCTCACACAGCAGTTGCGTGAGCTTGAAAGAGATGGGATTATTATTCGAACCGTATACAATCAAGTTCCACCAAAGGTCGAGTATTCCCTGAGTGGTTATGGGAAAACACTTACCAAAGTTCTTGATTTTATGTGTGATTGGGGAGGAAGTCATATTGAAAAGAGGCAACAGGAGGGGGAATCAATTATTATTACCCGTAAAAATTAG
- a CDS encoding Crp/Fnr family transcriptional regulator yields MRLHRGETLFRQGETGPLYHLKSGLLKIIRIHEDGTTTLVNIIVPNEIIPHHSLISPNPYFGTAVALVTCEIEVLNAREWYQELQNNPDRCRTIALQLQEKLRMMQHRIDQLTEVSAADKLRKLQAWFEFYIAPTTLTDVLTQDEIGQFIGLRRETVNRLLRAQSTSKPD; encoded by the coding sequence ATGAGATTACATAGGGGTGAAACTCTGTTTCGCCAAGGAGAAACGGGCCCGCTGTACCATCTGAAAAGCGGCCTACTGAAAATTATTAGAATTCACGAGGATGGAACGACGACTCTGGTTAATATCATCGTGCCTAATGAAATCATCCCACACCATTCTCTCATTAGTCCGAATCCCTATTTTGGAACCGCTGTCGCACTTGTAACTTGTGAGATCGAGGTTCTCAATGCACGGGAGTGGTATCAGGAGCTGCAAAACAATCCAGACAGATGCCGGACGATTGCCTTACAGCTTCAGGAAAAGCTCCGCATGATGCAGCATCGGATCGATCAATTAACGGAAGTATCGGCCGCAGATAAGTTACGAAAGCTTCAAGCCTGGTTTGAATTCTATATTGCTCCCACCACTTTGACGGATGTGCTAACACAGGATGAAATCGGGCAATTTATCGGACTTCGCCGTGAGACTGTAAATAGATTGTTACGAGCTCAATCTACCTCTAAACCCGATTGA
- a CDS encoding AAA family ATPase, with amino-acid sequence MYLKKLKVLEERLLTEEYPFNIPLFRHLKHIDFTRNVTFFVGENGTGKSTLLEAIAYKIGFSETGGSRNNILNEPESSRLGEHLRLSWFPKITNGFFLRAETFYNFATYIDELQIQNPEIDVYKSYGGKSLHKQSHGESFISLLMNRFGKKGIYLLDEPEAALSPSKQISLLKIISDLEREGSSQFIIATHSPILLGYPNATLFSFDGEAISEVEYENTDHYQITKYFLTNKDKFLKQILKK; translated from the coding sequence ATGTATTTAAAAAAGCTGAAAGTATTAGAAGAAAGACTCCTTACTGAAGAATACCCCTTTAATATCCCTCTATTTAGACATCTAAAGCATATTGATTTTACTAGGAATGTTACGTTTTTCGTAGGGGAGAACGGGACTGGAAAGTCGACCTTATTAGAAGCAATAGCCTATAAAATAGGATTTAGTGAAACAGGCGGAAGTAGAAATAACATTTTGAATGAACCCGAGTCTTCACGATTAGGAGAACATCTACGTCTGTCTTGGTTTCCTAAAATTACAAATGGATTCTTTTTAAGAGCAGAAACCTTCTATAATTTCGCTACGTATATAGATGAGCTACAAATACAAAATCCTGAAATTGACGTTTATAAATCTTATGGGGGAAAATCGCTACACAAGCAATCCCACGGTGAATCTTTCATTTCATTACTTATGAATAGGTTCGGGAAAAAAGGGATTTACTTGCTTGACGAACCAGAGGCCGCTCTTTCTCCTTCTAAACAGATTAGTCTGTTAAAAATAATTAGTGACCTGGAAAGGGAAGGTAGCTCTCAATTTATTATTGCTACACATTCACCTATTTTACTTGGCTATCCCAATGCCACTCTATTCAGCTTTGATGGTGAAGCTATATCTGAAGTTGAATATGAGAATACAGACCACTATCAAATTACAAAGTATTTTCTAACTAATAAAGACAAGTTTCTTAAGCAGATATTGAAGAAGTAA
- a CDS encoding guanine permease yields the protein MEWKDIIAAFSVVLNGLPQGLLALSLGFASVPTALAFLIGATGNAITGSVAVVSYQVETIALAGTLGKTMRDRLSMIFVGGAIMATIGLFGFLEKIVHFIGPVITSGMMAGVGIMLARVSWDMARNNMPVGVVSMSTGLLTYFVTRDLVYTVTISVLISSLISLLLTKGTTIKPLENDRFAFQKLSFSASILRGAMAMVCLNIGANIAFGQINGEIAKSDVNIDTLSVISSVADMVSALFGGAPVEAIISATAGAPHPVASGVLMMLVMAAILLAGLLPKIGRYIPSESISGFLFVLGAIVTVPTNAISALTGGEASSSLVGGVTMVVTAISDPFFGMIAGLLMRALISLFGM from the coding sequence ATGGAATGGAAAGATATTATCGCGGCATTCAGCGTTGTACTTAACGGATTGCCACAGGGTCTACTTGCACTATCTCTGGGTTTTGCTTCCGTACCTACAGCCTTAGCGTTCTTAATTGGTGCTACTGGAAATGCCATTACTGGCTCTGTAGCCGTTGTATCTTATCAAGTGGAGACGATTGCATTAGCTGGAACGCTGGGAAAAACGATGAGGGACAGGCTATCCATGATTTTTGTCGGGGGAGCAATTATGGCCACGATCGGTCTATTTGGTTTCTTAGAGAAAATCGTTCACTTCATTGGACCTGTCATTACAAGTGGAATGATGGCTGGCGTTGGAATCATGCTGGCACGAGTTTCTTGGGATATGGCGCGCAATAATATGCCTGTTGGGGTCGTTTCGATGAGTACAGGATTACTCACCTATTTTGTAACAAGAGACCTAGTTTATACCGTTACCATTTCCGTTCTTATTTCTAGTCTCATTTCTCTACTTCTTACAAAAGGTACTACTATTAAACCACTAGAAAATGATCGTTTTGCTTTTCAGAAACTATCGTTTTCCGCGAGTATTTTACGAGGCGCTATGGCGATGGTTTGTCTCAATATTGGCGCAAATATTGCTTTTGGCCAAATTAATGGTGAAATTGCCAAGTCGGATGTGAACATCGACACGCTTAGCGTGATTAGCAGTGTTGCTGATATGGTGTCAGCCCTTTTTGGTGGTGCCCCAGTTGAAGCGATTATTTCTGCTACAGCAGGTGCTCCGCATCCTGTTGCCTCAGGTGTCTTGATGATGCTAGTAATGGCAGCCATTCTTCTAGCTGGCTTGTTGCCAAAAATCGGTCGTTATATTCCTAGTGAATCTATCTCTGGATTTCTGTTTGTTTTAGGTGCAATTGTAACTGTACCTACCAATGCTATTTCCGCATTGACTGGTGGCGAAGCTTCTTCTAGCTTGGTGGGTGGTGTAACTATGGTAGTTACTGCAATTTCCGATCCATTCTTTGGGATGATAGCAGGCTTACTTATGAGAGCATTAATCAGCTTATTTGGGATGTAG
- a CDS encoding DoxX family protein — protein MHFTILLFQIVCIGLFSISIFNKFSSSKTMVQHWNDYGYPMWLMYVTATCELIGFIGVIASFWIPAALKFSASIFIVIMIAALYAHIIRAKHKPITSLRAVIVLILCILVVSG, from the coding sequence ATGCATTTCACTATTTTACTTTTCCAAATTGTATGTATTGGTTTGTTTTCCATTTCAATTTTCAACAAATTTTCAAGTTCAAAAACAATGGTTCAGCATTGGAATGACTATGGTTATCCAATGTGGCTCATGTACGTCACAGCCACTTGCGAATTAATCGGTTTCATTGGAGTAATCGCCTCCTTTTGGATACCTGCTGCTTTGAAGTTTTCGGCTTCTATTTTTATTGTGATTATGATTGCCGCCTTGTACGCCCATATCATTAGGGCGAAGCATAAGCCAATCACGTCACTTCGAGCTGTTATTGTACTTATCTTATGTATCTTAGTGGTTTCCGGGTAA
- a CDS encoding TetR/AcrR family transcriptional regulator, with amino-acid sequence MKKKPHVDSKKKDILQAAMRLFATKGIDGISVKEIGDAAGVTDAAIYKHFKNKNEVASEVFTQYCNSYTKMIDFYVSQSGTFHDRFDCLIDQLVEMHDEDHCGLLLLSQHHDVYQQVAQKNMRQPLDALIDLILQGIESNELPEQDARLSAVLIIGAFTGLAVSSFQGELPSQLEALASQIKKRLFALLQ; translated from the coding sequence ATGAAGAAAAAACCACACGTTGACAGTAAAAAGAAAGATATTTTACAAGCCGCTATGCGCCTATTTGCAACAAAAGGGATCGATGGCATCTCGGTCAAAGAGATTGGCGACGCGGCGGGTGTCACAGATGCCGCAATCTACAAGCATTTTAAGAACAAAAATGAGGTAGCATCAGAGGTATTTACCCAGTATTGCAATAGTTACACCAAAATGATTGATTTTTATGTAAGCCAGTCTGGAACGTTTCATGACAGATTTGACTGTTTAATCGATCAGCTAGTAGAGATGCACGACGAGGATCACTGCGGATTGCTATTGCTATCTCAACATCACGATGTGTATCAGCAGGTTGCTCAGAAAAACATGAGACAGCCACTAGATGCTTTGATTGATTTAATCCTTCAAGGAATCGAGAGCAATGAGCTTCCTGAGCAAGACGCAAGACTCTCCGCTGTTTTGATTATTGGTGCTTTTACAGGCCTAGCAGTCTCTAGTTTTCAGGGGGAGCTCCCTAGTCAGCTAGAAGCATTGGCTTCTCAAATTAAGAAGCGATTATTTGCTTTATTACAATAG
- a CDS encoding phosphoribosyltransferase family protein: MEKTYTLKVAGITRHLPIIPITEKLNIASFVILGDTELVTAAAPLLAAKLPEVDVIITAEAKGIPLVHEVSRVLQMKKYYVARKSTKPYMQTPLINEVESITTQKKQVLCLDGADASEIAGKRVAIIDDVISTGKSLQAIEDLVIQAGGIVVARAAILAEGEAAKRSDILFLQELPLFPNKIE; the protein is encoded by the coding sequence ATGGAAAAGACTTATACGCTAAAGGTCGCAGGAATCACTCGGCATTTACCAATTATTCCGATTACAGAAAAACTCAATATTGCTAGCTTTGTCATTCTAGGGGATACAGAGCTGGTAACCGCGGCAGCACCACTTCTCGCAGCAAAGCTACCTGAAGTTGATGTGATAATTACCGCAGAAGCTAAGGGGATTCCCCTCGTTCATGAGGTTTCACGCGTACTTCAGATGAAGAAGTATTATGTTGCTCGTAAAAGCACAAAGCCTTATATGCAAACACCATTAATTAATGAAGTGGAATCAATCACTACTCAGAAAAAACAGGTTCTCTGCCTTGATGGTGCAGACGCCAGTGAGATTGCAGGTAAACGTGTTGCCATCATTGATGATGTAATTAGTACCGGTAAGTCTTTGCAGGCTATTGAGGATTTGGTCATTCAAGCTGGTGGCATTGTGGTGGCTAGGGCGGCTATTCTTGCTGAGGGCGAAGCAGCCAAGCGAAGTGACATTTTATTTTTACAAGAACTTCCGTTGTTTCCTAATAAGATAGAGTAG
- a CDS encoding aldo/keto reductase: MAKNLQATTTLHNGTKMPWFGIGVFKVEEGSELVSAVKSAIKHGYRSIDTAAIYGNETSVGQAIHEGIQETNLPREDLFVTSKVWNADLGYEATLAAFETSLDKLGLEYLDLYLIHWPVKGKYKEAWRALEKLYKDGRVKAIGVSNFQIHHLEDLMEEAEIKPMINQVEFHPYLTQKELITFCRAHDIQMEAWSPLMQGQLLDNPVLQEIADKHGKTVAQVILRWDLQHGVITIPKSTKEHRIVENASVFDFELTKEEMDRIDALNQNHRVGPDPDNFDF, translated from the coding sequence ATGGCAAAAAATTTACAAGCTACAACAACACTACACAACGGCACTAAAATGCCTTGGTTTGGAATCGGAGTATTTAAAGTAGAAGAAGGTTCGGAGTTGGTATCAGCAGTAAAATCAGCTATTAAGCATGGTTACCGCAGTATCGATACAGCTGCTATTTATGGAAATGAAACCAGTGTAGGGCAGGCGATTCACGAAGGCATTCAAGAAACAAACTTACCTAGAGAAGACCTCTTTGTAACTTCAAAGGTTTGGAATGCCGATCTGGGATACGAAGCCACACTCGCTGCTTTCGAAACAAGTCTAGATAAACTCGGATTAGAGTACCTCGATTTGTATCTCATTCATTGGCCTGTGAAGGGTAAGTATAAGGAAGCTTGGAGAGCACTAGAGAAGCTATATAAAGATGGACGTGTAAAGGCAATCGGGGTAAGTAATTTCCAAATCCATCATCTTGAGGATTTGATGGAAGAAGCTGAAATAAAACCAATGATAAACCAAGTGGAATTCCATCCATACCTGACGCAAAAGGAATTGATTACTTTCTGCCGGGCGCATGATATTCAAATGGAAGCATGGTCTCCATTAATGCAAGGTCAATTGTTGGATAACCCTGTATTACAGGAAATTGCTGATAAGCACGGCAAAACAGTTGCCCAAGTCATTCTTCGTTGGGATCTCCAGCATGGTGTTATCACGATTCCAAAGTCTACAAAGGAGCATCGGATTGTTGAAAATGCATCCGTGTTTGATTTCGAGTTAACAAAAGAAGAGATGGATCGCATTGATGCTTTGAATCAAAATCATCGAGTCGGTCCAGATCCGGACAACTTTGATTTTTAA
- a CDS encoding winged helix-turn-helix transcriptional regulator, translated as MKKKYNISVEATLEVIGGKWKCVILCHLTHGKKRTSDLKRIMPSITQKMLTQQLRELEQDGIVNRIIYNQVPPKVEYELSEYGWSLKPILDSLCTWGEKHIVKEYGDKFAVLEDNILNNRDKDM; from the coding sequence ATTAAGAAAAAATATAATATTTCCGTTGAAGCGACCCTAGAAGTCATCGGCGGTAAATGGAAATGTGTGATTCTCTGCCATTTAACTCATGGGAAAAAACGCACAAGTGACTTAAAACGTATTATGCCAAGCATTACACAAAAAATGTTAACGCAACAGCTTAGAGAATTAGAACAGGACGGCATTGTAAATCGGATTATCTATAATCAGGTTCCTCCAAAGGTGGAGTATGAGCTAAGTGAGTACGGGTGGAGCTTAAAGCCGATATTGGATTCCTTATGTACATGGGGAGAGAAGCATATTGTTAAGGAATACGGAGATAAATTCGCTGTATTGGAAGATAACATATTAAATAATAGGGATAAAGACATGTAA
- a CDS encoding Cof-type HAD-IIB family hydrolase — MQNYRMIVLDLDDTLLQDDHTISTRTKSALMKAQEAGVKVVLASGRPTYAMTHIAEELELEKYGSFILSFNGAKIINWKTKEELFSSTLPVETVHELYDISKKEQVGILSYDGDDIVAETVTAYTKKESEITGMNIKEVESFTQAITRPVVKVLMVDDPTKLAIVEKKLQKQLEGQLSVMRSKPFFLEFTEAGVDKGTSLHQLINKLGIEQAEVIAIGDSYNDLAMITFAGLGVAMGNAPDDIKEAANYVTDTNMNHGVAKVVETFILNKMLQA; from the coding sequence ATGCAAAATTATAGAATGATTGTCCTCGATTTAGACGATACATTGCTTCAAGATGATCACACCATTTCAACACGTACAAAAAGTGCACTAATGAAGGCACAAGAAGCTGGAGTAAAAGTAGTTCTCGCATCTGGTCGTCCCACTTATGCAATGACGCATATTGCTGAAGAATTGGAGCTAGAAAAATACGGTAGCTTTATTTTATCCTTCAATGGTGCAAAAATTATAAATTGGAAAACAAAAGAAGAATTATTTAGTAGCACCCTACCAGTAGAAACTGTACATGAGCTATACGATATCAGTAAAAAAGAACAAGTTGGGATTCTCTCATATGACGGGGATGATATCGTAGCTGAAACTGTTACTGCTTATACCAAAAAAGAATCTGAAATTACGGGAATGAATATTAAAGAGGTAGAAAGCTTTACCCAAGCGATTACACGACCAGTAGTAAAAGTACTAATGGTAGACGATCCTACTAAACTAGCAATTGTGGAAAAGAAACTGCAAAAACAGCTAGAGGGTCAATTGAGTGTGATGCGGTCGAAGCCGTTTTTTTTGGAGTTCACAGAAGCGGGTGTAGATAAAGGAACCAGCCTACATCAGCTTATTAATAAATTAGGGATTGAACAAGCAGAGGTTATTGCGATCGGTGATAGCTATAATGATCTTGCTATGATTACCTTTGCAGGGCTTGGTGTCGCCATGGGCAATGCACCAGATGACATTAAGGAAGCAGCTAATTATGTGACAGATACAAATATGAATCATGGTGTGGCAAAGGTTGTTGAAACCTTTATTCTAAATAAAATGTTACAAGCATAG
- a CDS encoding helix-turn-helix domain-containing protein: protein MMEGNGAVLYSSLGELIKNKRQQANLSLSELGRLSGVSKGVLSKIESCETKRPELRTIKAITTVLVLPYEEIIENYIEIQQRVEILYELLLEMIELSNTTLISKVAQKILENPQEDTYTALERLYDLCNSITSDEIRLILYSAIIKYARVHGIPNYIAKPSLQKYLIERQDFKNLEESFKIGEEISHYADFLSEEEKITFYFRMGLHAFAIKKYQQCIELTKMGLLRDHTINELKVRAYLAMINALLLSGNYEEVEKHLSIYKTFNFHFVHESAMLTGAIVKAKKKDYEVAIPLLLDCLQNTSEDSRIHAVNELIELYLQMEKFDSIAELIAQEDNFLKVESKTPYKYYSMGLYYQYKGNYQIVIKSYEEGLDSYLASMEIYGKINAYQEINECMKSILSFYFSINKSIDLQMVQKLQDVYNRIIQNKDIN, encoded by the coding sequence ATGATGGAAGGAAATGGAGCAGTACTTTACTCCTCTCTAGGTGAATTAATAAAAAATAAAAGACAACAAGCAAATTTGAGTTTATCAGAATTGGGAAGGCTATCAGGTGTCAGTAAGGGCGTGCTCTCCAAAATCGAATCATGTGAAACCAAGAGACCAGAGCTACGAACCATAAAGGCAATTACAACTGTATTAGTATTGCCATATGAAGAGATTATCGAGAATTATATAGAAATACAGCAACGCGTGGAAATTTTATATGAGCTTCTTTTAGAGATGATTGAACTATCTAATACAACGTTAATTAGTAAGGTTGCTCAAAAAATTCTTGAAAATCCCCAAGAAGATACATATACAGCTTTAGAGCGTCTTTATGATCTATGCAATAGCATTACTAGCGATGAGATTAGACTTATTCTATATAGCGCTATCATTAAGTATGCTAGAGTACATGGAATACCAAATTATATAGCCAAACCGTCCTTACAAAAATACCTAATAGAGAGACAAGATTTCAAGAATTTAGAGGAGTCATTTAAAATTGGAGAAGAAATCAGTCATTATGCAGATTTTTTGTCTGAGGAAGAAAAAATCACTTTCTATTTTAGAATGGGTCTTCATGCATTTGCGATCAAAAAATATCAGCAATGTATTGAATTAACAAAAATGGGGCTTTTACGAGATCACACAATAAACGAGTTAAAAGTTAGAGCCTACCTAGCTATGATTAATGCCCTCCTATTATCAGGTAATTATGAGGAAGTAGAAAAGCATCTTTCTATCTATAAAACTTTTAATTTCCATTTTGTCCATGAATCAGCAATGTTAACTGGTGCAATCGTAAAGGCAAAGAAGAAGGACTATGAAGTAGCCATTCCATTATTACTAGATTGCTTACAAAATACGAGTGAGGATTCAAGAATTCATGCAGTAAATGAGCTAATTGAATTATATTTGCAAATGGAAAAGTTTGATTCCATTGCAGAATTAATTGCCCAAGAAGATAATTTTTTGAAGGTTGAATCGAAAACACCTTATAAATATTATTCAATGGGATTATATTATCAATATAAAGGAAACTATCAAATTGTAATCAAATCATATGAAGAAGGATTGGATAGTTATCTTGCAAGTATGGAAATATACGGAAAAATAAATGCTTATCAAGAAATTAATGAATGTATGAAAAGTATTCTCTCTTTTTATTTCTCTATCAATAAATCTATAGATTTACAAATGGTGCAGAAGCTTCAAGACGTATATAATAGGATTATACAGAATAAAGATATTAATTAG